The region CTTTCACCTGCGACTTGGATACTGACTGCTGAAACTCGATGTCCATTGCGCTGGCCGGAGGGATCTGGCTGATCTTCGCACTGATCCGCTGGGGGCCTTCCGTCTTCTGTCCCGAGTAGCTCAGCAGCACGACCCCTTCTGATGTATTCACCCGCAGCCCCGCGCCAGAGCCTGCGTCTGCTGGTCGGTCATCAATCACGGACATGGACCCAGGGTGGAAGCGGCTGTTCTCGGTGCTACTGGCCCGCTGCTTGCCCTTGGCTGCTGGGGCAGCCGCTGCACCCGGCACGGCTGCTGTGCCTGTTGTGGCCGTCACGCCACAGGCAGCAGTCACGGGGCCGGGGGCAGCGTTCACCGTACCCACAGTGGCACTCACCGGAGTGGTCAGGACATTGACAGGCCCCGTGAGGACATTCACGGGCCCCTTCAGGAGATTCACGGGCCCAGCAGGGGTGCTCACCAAACCTTTCAGGGTGGCTACTGAGCCCTTCACAGGGCCCTTTAAGGCATTCACCGGGACCAGAGAGACATTCACCAGACCAGTCAGGGCActcaccaggccagtcagggtcTGAGGAGCTGGCTTTGCCAACGTTATCTTCTGCGAGTTCTCCAGGTCAATGCTAACAGGCATCCGGCTAATAACAGACGTGATTTTAGGGGCAATGACCGGAGCCACCTTCTCTTTGTCGGCAGCCACCGGAACCTCTGAGGCTTGTGTGTCAGCATTTGGTACTGCGGCTGCTGACACACCTTCTAAGGGAGGATGCTTAGGGTCACAGGGAGGGGCCGGCGCCTCCTGCAGACAAGGCGCACTCACGGGCTCTGCAATGGCTGTAGTGACACTTGTGGAAGTAACTCCTGTGGCAGACACATATTTGGGGTCCATGAGGATCTTCCTCAGTGTACTGGAGCTGGTGTCCACATCAGAGGCCTTTGTGTCTGGGGGAAGGGCTGGAGACGGGGTGGACTGAGCCCGAGGCTCTTCCTGTCTTGTGATCCACTCTGTCACTTTAGGGGGGGGACTCTGATGTGGGACTCCCCCAGGAATGACAGGAGGTGGGAGCTTTGCTATGGTCACTAAggggattgtgggaggaggtatGCCTGAGTCGCTGGGTGGGGTCACGGGGTCACTCTCGATGATCGAGTGCACCTTGAACCTGGCTTGGGGCCCATCATCCATCAGTGCTGGCTGGGAAAgggggggcagggcaggaagcacAGGGGCTTTGCACGGTGTCTTTTCTGCAGCACTGTTTTCCTGGGACAGACTCTCGGCAGGCGGGGTCTTGCTTGGATCGGAGGTGCACTctgcaggaggggagggaggcttctcactctgtttctcttcctgGGGAGCTTCCGGGGTTGCTGCTGTCGCCTCCTCTGCAGCGGGGCTTTCACTCTGAGCCTGCTCAGCCTCTGAGGCATGAGTCTCTGTGATGGCGACCACTTTCTTGTTGGCATTCCTTTTCCGGCGTCGCGTTGTCTTTTGGCGCCCTTTGTCTTTCCGGGGAGCAGTGACTTCCACTTTAGACCGCTTGGCTTCCTGTGCAGAGTCACCGCTGGTTTCCTTGGCGTCTGCAGAGCCTTCCGGTGGATCCGAGGCACTGACTTGTGGGGCAGAAGACTCTGTTGCTGTCCCTGTCTCCAAGATTCCCGACTCGGCCTCATGGGGCCCTGGCTCCATTCCTTCCCGTGGATGTGTCTGAGATCCTGGGGGAACGGAGGGAGGAGCGGAGAAGTTCTCTGGCTCTCCAGAGGCGTCACTGATGATGGAGCCAATGGCCGCAGCCAGTTCAGTTTCGCTAGCCTGGTGTGCTGGCTTGTGGCCATGCTCAGGGGCAGGCTCTTCAGATGCTCCCGTGGCCGTGGCCGTGCCCTTGCTAGTGGCGGCAGCGGAGGGCTCCGGGAGCTTTGCGATATTCTGCACGGCCTGCTCCAGCTCTATCTGCCTGGCTAGCTGCGTGCCTTCTGGGGGAGCCGTGGAGGCAGATGCactttcctcctctgcctccctgtcgGGATCAGCTGGGTTGTGTGCCAGCTGAGGTGAGGAGCCACTTCCCTTCTGGGGGCTCTCACTCTTCTGAGGAGAGGCCGCCCCAGGCCCGGCTTCCTTGTCTGCTACCTGCCCTGCTGCCCGGGCGGCCATTTCCAGGCTTCTCAGATGCGCGGCTCTGTCCATCCCTGACCTCGTGCTCCGAGCACGGCCCCTCTTTGATTTGTAGGTTTTCTCAGGAGGTTTTCTCTCCAGGACCTCAACTGGGAAGGTGTCGGGTCCGCTCTTGTCTGTGCTGGGGTCTCTCCTGTCCCGTTTGGGCTCACTTGCTGCCTCTCTCTCGCCTCTGGTCTTAGGGTTACCTTCCCTCGTGCTCGCCTGGGCACCGGCCTCAGCGGCAGCCTCAACCTTCTGCTcgttcctcccccttttcccttgGGGTCCAGCAGCAGCTGCCGACTTCTGAGACCTCGGTGACCGCCAGCCCTCAGCGGGCCTGGGTGTCTCTGCAGGCTCTTTCCTCTCATGCTCACCGTCTTCCTCGGCACGCCGGCGGGTCTTGGGGGGCCTTCCCCTCCGCGGGGTGGTGGGAGGTACCACCGCCTCCTGCAGCAGCTCCCGCTCCAGCCTCTTCCTGGTCACTCTGGGCTGCTCCACAGGCTCCTTGGCCGGGGACCGGCTCTCGTGGTCGGTCATGGTGGCATAAACACTCCTCACGTTCCGGCGCCTGCTCCTGCTGAGAGGCAAGCTAGGCTCCGGGTGCTCCGTGTCTCCCCCAGAGCTTTTCGACGCAGTCCTTGTAAtcttctctgcctccatctttagTTCCAGCAGCTTCTGTGCTTCTCCACGAGGAGAGCTGGACCTCTTCAGCTTTTCCCGGTCTATCCTCTCGCTCTTCCTGGTGACAGGCTTCTCCACGACGCTGGTGGCAGCCGCCTGGACGGACGTCTTGGAACGCTTGCtcttgttggtcttcctgtcttTTGCAGTGACTGGAGGATTGGCTTCTACATCTTCAGAAGCGGGGGGCTGAGCTTCTGACGCAACCCCAGTGTTCTGAGTGGTGTCAGGCTCAGTGCTTGGAGTTGTGTCTGGCTTCTCCACTTTCCGCTCTTCGGCTTCCTCGGATCTCTGAGTCAGTTTTGAAAGGGGCTGGGGACTGCTAGGTTTGGGGTCTACACTGCTTTCTACCTGGGAAACTGTGGTTCCTGGAGTCAGAGGTTCAGCATTCACACAAGGGACAGCATCAGTAGCTGCACTTTCTTGAGGAGCTGAAGGTGCCAAGGCAGCGCTGTCCCGGCTGTCCTCTCCGGGGGGTACATCTGACTGCTTGGGCTGTTCCACGGGTACAGATGCAGGCTCAGACACAAGCTTCGTTTCTTCCGAGACAGGAGTGGGCTCTGCAGGCTTCTCTCCTGTCGGTGAAGGAGCCTCCGCTGCCTCCTCGGCCTTCTCAGGGGCTGAGGATGCTGGTTCTGGTGTCATGACGGTGACGGCAGGAAGCCCAGCTGAAACAGGGGCTTTTGGCTCCGGCTCTTTAGTCTCTGCCGCAGGCTCTGGAGTCTTGGGATGAGTCTCTGgctcttcctgcttctcagcCTCTTTGGGCTTCtggtccttctccttctccttctgctgcATCCGTGTCAGCTCCATGAATCTGCTGTGGAACAGGACCACTGGCTCCTGCACCGAATCACCTGTGCTGTTTGCACCCTCAGACGCCTGCCTGCCGTACAGCCTCCCGGGAGGGAAGTCGGACTCCTCGCTCTTCCTCTCAAGGTGCTGCAGCCTCTTGGAGTCTTGCTCAAAGATGGAGCTATGTAAGAACCGAGAGGCGAACaactcctgcctctcctgctcctcctccctgcGCTCATCCTTTTTATCATCCAGTTTCCCCTCCGAGTCAgtcctgattttcttcttcttcatgtacCAGGACGGAATAGGCCTGGGGGCCGAGTCaaccttttctttatctttgttgtttCGAAAATTAGCAAACCGGGAGTCCCAGTCAAGGAAAGACCAGTTCTCTTCACGGGATGAGGAGAGGGATTTGGCTCTTTCAAGCAGAGCTTTAGTGTCTGGTGTGATTGTCTTATCCAGTGCAAAAGAGTAAAATTTATTCCTTTCTAAGGAACTAGAGAGTCTTTCATCTCGCTCACGGAGTTTTTGGTCTCTGTCCCTCAATAAAAAAGACAGCCGAGGGCTGTCATAGAagctggaagctctgggggaCTGGGACCTGTGCTCGGCGTCCTCATCAGAATCAGAGGGCACCTCACCAGGTTCCAGATCACGCACAGACCTCTTTCGTAGACTGTCTCTCTTAATTACACTGTTTGGGAAACTGACATCAAACCGGCTGGGGTCCTGTTTCATCGGAGGGTCCCACCGGTTTGGCTCCCCCTCAGAATTCAAGACAGACAGTTTGATTTTGGCCGTGTCTGCTGCCTGTTCTCTCTTGCCAGAATCATAAGGATTGCATTTTAGTGGATCGTCTCTCACTGCTGCGTTAGGATAGGGGAGGCCTTTGTCGTCCCCTTTAGGGGACCCTTTTACTGACATTAGCCTAGGGGAGCCCATGGGATCATCATCGTCGTGGAAGGAGCCATGGCGGACACTCGGAGAGCAGCTGGTTCTTTCCGAGTCCTCGCTGATCTGGCGTGAACTTCggtagtttctctctcttttggtaCAGATATCGAAATCCACGTGATCCGTCCTTCGCTTCTTGCTGGGCGGGGAGTCATCAGTGACATCCTGAGGGGGCTTGCCCACCTCGTGGACAAGGCTGCGCCTTTCGTAGTCATCTACATCTTTCTTCGGACTGCCAAACTTCTCAGCCTTGGCGATCTCCATCTCCATCCGCTGCTTCCGGCGACTCTGCTCCATCTGTTTCCGGTAGCTCTGCGTGTGATCAATGTCAATGCCAAGTTTCTCTTCGGCATTCCCTCCGTGGGGCTTCTCCTGGCCTGCTCTGTGTTCTGCTGGTTCCTCACGAGGCCGGCAATAGTTTTTCCTCACTTCCTCTTTCTCAGGCCCTTGATTCTCTAGGAGCTGCAGCTGTTTGGGCTGAGGTTTTGAGGAGATGGCTTTTTTGGGCTGGGTTTCTTGAGTCTCCACAGATCCGTGTGTTAGTTCTCCCAGTCCTGCGTGTACGTCTGAGCTGGGCCGAGAGCCAGACCCTGCAGAGACAGCAGCAGGCTCCTGGCAGTCTTTGGGGCTGAGAGCTGAATTAAGTCTTTCCAGCTTAGTTTTTTTTGATTCCCTTTTAAGGATTTCTTTTCTCACAGGCTTTCTTTCAGACTCTCCTTCCCTCAGCAAAATACCATCTCTTGATGTGTCAGGCTGCTTCTTTAAAAGTATTCGAGTATCCTCTGTCTCGGGGctggttttcttgatttctggtttttgcttttctattttcaaGCCAGAATCTGCAAAGCGCCTTTTCCTGGCTTCCAGCTTCTCCAGGTCCAGCGCGCTGAGCTCGGGCGTCTGCTCGGCCTTAAGGTGTTTCCGGAGCTTAGTCCtgccctccttctcccccacctccGCGTGGCTCGGGAGGACCTTCTCCCTCAGCGCTTTCCCTCGGGCCGGGTCGGACTTGGCAGGCTCCCCCTGAGAGGCCTGGGGTTTCTGGTCCAGGGCCGATGCCTTGGCAGTGTCACGGCCGAGCCTGGCTTTGAGCTTCTCTGGGGGTGGGTGCTCGATGACCTTGCCCTCCTTCTCTTTTACTCGGGTCAGAACCACGCAAGGCACGAGCTCCAGGCGGTTCTTGGCTGGCCCTTCCTTGTCGGCCCTGTCTCTGCTGAGTTTGGTGGAGCCCCGTGGTTTCTCGGGGCTCTGCTCTCGGTCATTTTCCTGCTCGGTTTCCGAAGGCTGAGAACTAGGGGAGTGAGCCTTTCCTTTCCGCTTCTGCCTCTCAGCTTtgtccttttctcccttctccttgcgAACTATTCGTCTCTCCCTCTCGACCCGCTCGGGATCGAAAGTGCGCTCTTTGTCCGTCTTTTCGTTTTTTGTGTAGCGCTCCAGCCGAGCCTTCTCCAGCTTATCGTACCGTGGGGGGGACACTGAGCTGCAGCTTCCGCTGCGCTCCGAGGACCGGCGGTACAGCCTCCTCTCAGAGTCACTTGGCAATCTCTCCGAATGCGCAGGAGACACCCCAGGGCTCTGTGGACGCCGCAAGTGCACGGGACTCTGACTTCGCTCTATGGGTCTCCTCTCGTGGTCCCGGTCAGATTCGAATCTCTCCCGTTCTCGCTCTCGTTCTCTCTGCCTATAGCTGTACTCCCGAATATCCTGTTCATAGGGATCACTCCTATATTCTCTGTATTCTCGAGGCTCATCATAGTACCGGGAATCATAATACTCTCCTTGGTACGTCTCCCACTCCGAGTAAAACTCTCTCCCCCGAGCCGGATAGTCCCTCCTGGAGTCCTCAGGGTAGGTGCCTGGAGTGCGAACATTTTCATAGTATGTCCGTTCTTGACTGTACTCATAGGACCCTCTTCGTTCCTCTCTGCCAAACATCAGAAAGATTATATTAGCTCCTCTGTCTTCTCACTTGCACTCCCACCCCCGCAACCCCAGGACtcaagggacagaggcaggaggacggCACGTGGGACCTGGCTCAACTgtacaagttccaggtcagcccgCAGTGCACAGTGAAACTCTCTTACACGAGGCAGCTCTGGCACCCTCTAGTGCTTATGCAGTCACTTGGCCAACCGCAGGTGTTTAGCAGTAGCTCCTAAGCCAAATGAAGCACTGAGGATTTAAAAGCTGGCTGCCTAATAAGATTCAAGTGTAAAATGCCAGGTATTCATTAAGCCCTGggcctgcaactcactctgtaggccaggctggcttccaagCTACAGAGAtgctctgcttctgcctctggggtgctgggattaaagcgaACAGTAACCTCCTGCCCAGCACTGACACAGCTATACAGAAACctcaataatcacaaataaagGACAGGCACTTAAAGAGACCCACTGCTACCTACCCTTACCTCACTGTGCtagactgtatgtatgtatgcgttaTTACACTGTACACAGTAAAGAGATGTTGTTACAGCAAATCTTTTGAGAAGAGTTTTCCCAATGTTTAATCTcggggctggagaggcggcttaGAAGCTAAGAGCACTTTAGTATTCTTGTAAAGGCCCCATGTTAGTTCCCCAAACTACAGGATGTCTCACAAACTACAGGATgtctcacaactccagttccaggggaccagaTGCCTCCTTCTGACACTTCCTTGGGCCCCAGAGATACCGGGAGCACagatactcacacataaaataaaaataaggaactggagatggggggatgggatgggggagatTTTCAGAGGcgaaaccaggaaggggataacatttgaaatgtaaattaagaaaatatccaataaaaaagaaaaaaaaaataataaggaactggcaggcagatctctgggtccACAAAGCAAAccccaggccagccaaggatatATACTGAGATCTTGTcccaaaaaaaaccaatgtttgttgtttttggtggtggttcagttttttcaagacatggtttctctatgtagccctggctgtcttggaactcacagagacctgaccgcctctgcctcccgagtgattaTGTTAAAACAGTGTTTTCTCTCCCCCAAACCTGTATAATATATGCATGTGGTGGAGGCCTGAGAGTCATCCTGTAAAGCTCTTCTGCCTTATCACTGAGGTAGGCAGCGCCTCTCAGGCAGAGAAGCTAGCTCTGGTGAGCCCTCTGTGCCTCCCGagactaggattacaggcagggTACCATACCCACCGGcatttatgtgggctctgggcatCTGCACTCCAGTCTTCATGCTTGGACTGAACCATCTGCCCTGCCCTGTTAAAACATTTTAGATACACTGAGTTAACTAGCTCCAGGGCTAGAGATGCCTtggcagttaaaagcatttgttcttgcagaggacctgggttccatgccTAGCACCCACAGacagctcataaccactgagaTTCCGACTCCAGGGACCCAGGGCTTTTCTCTGACTTAGGTGGGTACCAGGCATTCACATGATGCACTGTTcacaaaaaagaattaaagacaaaATTACCTTCAACTTTtctgtttacttaaaaaaattttttttcctcaaatcaCCAGCTAAGAAATTAAGACTGGCTTCGAGCGCTCGGAGACACTCCCTAGAGCCGCTTGCTTGCCCAGTGTACTAAGAACAAGTGTCACTCAGCGACGAGCCCTTGCAACATGACACTGAACATGCTCACACAGGAGGGACCGTGATTCCTTGACAATCATTCCCCGAAACACTTCCTGTGCtgtgtgtctgatgtgtgtgACGTCTGAGGTCATCTCTGCAGCCTCGGTCCTCCCTTCACCTGGGttacagggatcaaactcaagctcAGGCCCTCATGGCAAGGGTcacatctgctgagccatcttactgagCATCCCAGAGAATTTTAAGTAAGAAATGTTCCCAATGCCAAACTCCTGAAAGCTAAAACCTAAGGTTTTAAAGCAAAGCAGAGTGGTACACACTGTAacttcaggaggtggaggcagggagatcacaagttcaaggtcagcctatgCTACATAAgactatgatgataatgatacAACTATAAACAAAAGTAAACGTTCGTCCACACTACACAGTTACAGATCAACAGTCCTCTTGTGTGTAGGACAGGCCTGTCATCCTAGctacttggaggctgaggcaggagaaccacaGGTTCAACgccagcctaggctgcagagTAAGCTCAAAGCcaacaaactcaaagagaccTGGAGGTGTCACTGGCAGCCATAAGCTTCAATCCTCAGTACTAcccacacacaatcaatcaataatcaataTGCTCAGGACTACCCACAACCAATCAATAATAAAGTAATCATGCGCTAGTTAACAAGCCAGTCTTGGTAAGCTATTCTGTCTTGGGTGGGAGGCTCGTTCACTCGAGCAAGTATTATCATTGACTGCACAGACCTGGGCTTCTGACCTCACCCTCTGCAGCTCTTACGGCACTTTGGCTGATTGTAACAAACTAATATTAGTTAGTTAAAACAATGGATCTTTGGCTGgatgtggcagtgcacacctttgatcccggcactcaggaggaagagaaaagcaggTCCCTGAGACTGAAGTAAGCTTTGTCTACATAGAAACTTTCAGACTAGTAAGGTTTAGTGAGGGTTACAAAGTaagatactaaataaataaataaacaaacaaacagcccagcagtggtggagcaggcctttaatcccagtactcaggaggcaggcgggtctctgtgagtttgaggtcagcctggtctacagagcaagttccaggacaggcagagctacacaaagaaaccatatctacaactagacacacacacacacacacacacacagagagagagagagagagagagagagagagagagagagagagagagagagagagagagagagatcctttggGAGAGCAGACACAGTGTGTCTATCCTGTCTAATATAAAGACAGTAGAGTGCACCTCCCTACACCCTTGTCTTCCCAGTCCATGCTTTTCACAGCCACACACCCGTGGTGAGGGTGCACGCTGCTCCCTCCCTCTACACCACATgccctgctttgtgtgtgtgctcttaactcTGTAGCTCACGTGAGTTCTGCACTCGGGATCTTCTAGACTCAACCTCTTCAGTACTAGGACGACCAGTATAAACCTGATAAATCCTAAGTCATGTTTTAAAAACCCAGGATCATGCTGGACAAGATGGCACATGCTTTATGCCTTCaataccagcacttaggaagccaaggcaggcagctatatatgagttcaaggccagcctggcctacatagtgagctctaggccagtcACGGCTACATGGCAAAACAgggtctcaaaaaaacaacccccTCAAAACAAACTCCTatcaacaaaaaaaacccacagtatgaagacattttaaaaagcaaactggggCCAGAGTAAAATGTCCATGGTTAGCATAATGAATGCCCTGTATTTGATCCTTGGCCCAACACAGCAGGACAGAAAAGTAAAGCCATACCTAAGCACAGTGGACACCTAACAAACGACAGCCGGGGCTGACTTCTCTGCCTGTGATATCCATGCTCAAgagcgcacacgcacacgcacatacatacacatattcctCAACAACTTATTATGCTGGGTCTATGAATCTCAATCATTTCAGCGGGGAACCAAAGAGAACACTGGAATGCACTGAGCATGGTGGATCCATCCCCTACAGAAAAAAGTTCAAGGCTGTTTGCCTTATCACGGAGTAGAGGGAATTGATTCTACTGAAAAGTGATGCCTTGCACGTCAAACAAGAACTTTCAGCAGCCAGGCAATAGAGAACTGCTCAGGTTACATAGGAAAAGCTATCTGACCATGGAAATTCATCCTGAAGTCACCTGGGACAGTGTAAAACTCAACGCACTGACAGGTGGGAACCATGGGCCGACGCCATCCTGTGAGCTCACTAACAAGTGACCAGACTGAGGGATGCAGGCTATCTATCTCAGCGGTCCTAAATAAACACCTACCTTCTCTCTGTTAGCATTTCATAGAAGTCTCTCATATCCTGACCAGATTTCTCCATGCAGTGATAAAATGCCAGTTGGCTTTCCCGATTTGCAAAgtccaccttaaaaaaaaaaaaaaaaaaagaatgtataatgTAACCCATTACTATAGGATGAACACATGTAGAACAAACATAAACAATATGTAACAGTATTTGAGAAATTTCAGATTTCAATATTGGaagttttttcagacagggtttctctatatagccctggctacctggaactcattttgtagaccaggctggctttgaactctgagttcctctggcctctgcctcctagtgttgctattaaaggtgtgcaccacaggGCTAACCACTAACTCGTCTAATTTGAGGCCCATGACTGCCTTGCCTGGATGCAGAGGAAGCTCAAGCAGGATGGCCTAGAGCTAAGGG is a window of Mus caroli chromosome 4, CAROLI_EIJ_v1.1, whole genome shotgun sequence DNA encoding:
- the Spen gene encoding msx2-interacting protein isoform X4; the encoded protein is MVRETRHLWVGNLPENVREEKIIEHFKRYGRVESVKILPKRGSEGGVAAFVDFVDIKSAQKAHNSVNKMGDRDLRTDYNEPGTIPSAARGLDETVSIASRSREVSGFRGSGGGPAYGPPPSLHAREGRYERRLDGASDNRERAYEHSAYGHHERGTGAFDRTRHYDQDYYRDPRERTLQHGLYYTSRSRSPNRFDAHDPRYEPRAREQFTLPSVVHRDIYRDDITREVRGRRPERSYQHSRSRSPHSSQSRNQSPQRLASQASRPTRSPSGSGSRSRSSSSDSISSSSSSSTDSSDSSSTASDDSPARSVQSAAVPAPTSQLLSSLEKDEPRKSFGIKVQNLPVRSTDTSLKDGLFHEFKKFGKVTSVQIHGASEERYGLVFFRQQEDQEKALTASKGKLFFGMQIEVTAWVGPETESENEFRPLDERIDEFHPKATRTLFIGNLEKTTTYHDLRNIFQRFGEIVDIDIKKVNGVPQYAFLQYCDIASVCKAIKKMDGEYLGNNRLKLGFGKSMPTNCVWLDGLSSNVSDQYLTRHFCRYGPVVKVVFDRLKGMALVLYSEIEDAQAAVKETKGRKIGGNKIKVDFANRESQLAFYHCMEKSGQDMRDFYEMLTERRAGQMVQSKHEDWSADAQSPHKCREERRGSYEYSQERTYYENVRTPGTYPEDSRRDYPARGREFYSEWETYQGEYYDSRYYDEPREYREYRSDPYEQDIREYSYRQRERERERERFESDRDHERRPIERSQSPVHLRRPQSPGVSPAHSERLPSDSERRLYRRSSERSGSCSSVSPPRYDKLEKARLERYTKNEKTDKERTFDPERVERERRIVRKEKGEKDKAERQKRKGKAHSPSSQPSETEQENDREQSPEKPRGSTKLSRDRADKEGPAKNRLELVPCVVLTRVKEKEGKVIEHPPPEKLKARLGRDTAKASALDQKPQASQGEPAKSDPARGKALREKVLPSHAEVGEKEGRTKLRKHLKAEQTPELSALDLEKLEARKRRFADSGLKIEKQKPEIKKTSPETEDTRILLKKQPDTSRDGILLREGESERKPVRKEILKRESKKTKLERLNSALSPKDCQEPAAVSAGSGSRPSSDVHAGLGELTHGSVETQETQPKKAISSKPQPKQLQLLENQGPEKEEVRKNYCRPREEPAEHRAGQEKPHGGNAEEKLGIDIDHTQSYRKQMEQSRRKQRMEMEIAKAEKFGSPKKDVDDYERRSLVHEVGKPPQDVTDDSPPSKKRRTDHVDFDICTKRERNYRSSRQISEDSERTSCSPSVRHGSFHDDDDPMGSPRLMSVKGSPKGDDKGLPYPNAAVRDDPLKCNPYDSGKREQAADTAKIKLSVLNSEGEPNRWDPPMKQDPSRFDVSFPNSVIKRDSLRKRSVRDLEPGEVPSDSDEDAEHRSQSPRASSFYDSPRLSFLLRDRDQKLRERDERLSSSLERNKFYSFALDKTITPDTKALLERAKSLSSSREENWSFLDWDSRFANFRNNKDKEKVDSAPRPIPSWYMKKKKIRTDSEGKLDDKKDERREEEQERQELFASRFLHSSIFEQDSKRLQHLERKSEESDFPPGRLYGRQASEGANSTGDSVQEPVVLFHSRFMELTRMQQKEKEKDQKPKEAEKQEEPETHPKTPEPAAETKEPEPKAPVSAGLPAVTVMTPEPASSAPEKAEEAAEAPSPTGEKPAEPTPVSEETKLVSEPASVPVEQPKQSDVPPGEDSRDSAALAPSAPQESAATDAVPCVNAEPLTPGTTVSQVESSVDPKPSSPQPLSKLTQRSEEAEERKVEKPDTTPSTEPDTTQNTGVASEAQPPASEDVEANPPVTAKDRKTNKSKRSKTSVQAAATSVVEKPVTRKSERIDREKLKRSSSPRGEAQKLLELKMEAEKITRTASKSSGGDTEHPEPSLPLSRSRRRNVRSVYATMTDHESRSPAKEPVEQPRVTRKRLERELLQEAVVPPTTPRRGRPPKTRRRAEEDGEHERKEPAETPRPAEGWRSPRSQKSAAAAGPQGKRGRNEQKVEAAAEAGAQASTREGNPKTRGEREAASEPKRDRRDPSTDKSGPDTFPVEVLERKPPEKTYKSKRGRARSTRSGMDRAAHLRSLEMAARAAGQVADKEAGPGAASPQKSESPQKGSGSSPQLAHNPADPDREAEEESASASTAPPEGTQLARQIELEQAVQNIAKLPEPSAAATSKGTATATGASEEPAPEHGHKPAHQASETELAAAIGSIISDASGEPENFSAPPSVPPGSQTHPREGMEPGPHEAESGILETGTATESSAPQVSASDPPEGSADAKETSGDSAQEAKRSKVEVTAPRKDKGRQKTTRRRKRNANKKVVAITETHASEAEQAQSESPAAEEATAATPEAPQEEKQSEKPPSPPAECTSDPSKTPPAESLSQENSAAEKTPCKAPVLPALPPLSQPALMDDGPQARFKVHSIIESDPVTPPSDSGIPPPTIPLVTIAKLPPPVIPGGVPHQSPPPKVTEWITRQEEPRAQSTPSPALPPDTKASDVDTSSSTLRKILMDPKYVSATGVTSTSVTTAIAEPVSAPCLQEAPAPPCDPKHPPLEGVSAAAVPNADTQASEVPVAADKEKVAPVIAPKITSVISRMPVSIDLENSQKITLAKPAPQTLTGLVSALTGLVNVSLVPVNALKGPVKGSVATLKGLVSTPAGPVNLLKGPVNVLTGPVNVLTTPVSATVGTVNAAPGPVTAACGVTATTGTAAVPGAAAAPAAKGKQRASSTENSRFHPGSMSVIDDRPADAGSGAGLRVNTSEGVVLLSYSGQKTEGPQRISAKISQIPPASAMDIEFQQSVSKSQVKADSVTPTQSAPKGPQTPSAFANVAAHSTLVLTAQTYNASPVISSVKTDRPSLEKPEPIHLSVSTPVTQGGTVKVLTQGINTPPVLVHNQLVLTPSIVTTNKKLADPVTLKIETKVLQPANLGPTLTPHHPPALPSKLPAEVNHVPSGPSTPADRTIAHLATPKPDTHSPRPAGPTPGPFPRPCHPSSTTSTALSTNATVMLAAGIPVPQFISSIHPEQSVIMPPHSITQTVSLGHLSQGEVRMSTPTLPSITYSIRPETLHSPRAPLQPQQIEARAPQRVGTPQPAATGVPALATQHPPEEEVHYHLPVARAAAPVQSEVLVMQSEYRLHPYTVPRDVRIMVHPHVTAVSEQPRATEGVVKVPPANKAPQQLVKEAVKTSDAKAVPAPAPVPGPVPVPTPAPPPHGEARILTVTPSSQLQGLPLTPPVVVTHGVQIVHSSGELFQEYRYGDVRTYHAPAQQLTHTQFPVASSISLASRTKTSAQAPPEGPSTPPGLALPHAEVQPASKQDSCPHVTPQRPVDMVQLLKKYPIVWQGLLALKNDTAAVQLHFVSGNNVLAHRSLPLSEGGPPLRIAQRMRLEASQLEGVARRMTVETDYCLLLALPCGRDQEDVVSQTESLKAAFITYLQAKQAAGIINVPNPGSNQPAYVLQIFPPCEFSESHLSRLAPDLLASISNISPHLMIVIASV